CTCCTGGCATATCTGCCGTTGCTTCCGCTACTGCGCGTAACAACCCTTCCCCAAAGTGAATGACAGTGCCCGGCTTCACACGTTTGGCAGGCTTCACCAAAGCTTCCCAGCGATCATCGCCTAATGGTTTAAGAAGAAGCACCTCCATCTGTGCGCCTGTTTCCGCCTTTATCCCAAGCAGCCGTGCTGGACGCACCCGGGAATCGTTTAGGACGAGCACATCACCTGCCTGTAAGTATGAGAGAAGGTCGGTAAAATGCTTATGTTCAATAGCTCCACTTTCTCGGTTTAATACCATCATGCGCGCACGCGATCGATCTGCAATCGGGGTTTGAGCAATCAGTTCTTCTGGTAGTTGAAAATCAAATAGTGATACATCCATGTTCTTCTCTCCATTTCTCGGTAAAAAGAACCCGTTCCCTAGCGGAACAGGTTGATCACATAAAACAATAACGATATGACTACACTGATCAATAATGAGGTAACTAGCGGAAAATAAATCTTCATATTTTCACGTTCGATCAAAATATCCCCAGGCAAACGGCCAAGCCAGCGGCCACCTACTTGCCACATCACTCCCACCACAATCAAAATCACTCCTGCGATAACAAGTAGCTTTGCCATCGGATTCATGTCCGTCGCTCCCAACCAAAGTGATCGTAACATCGCTGTGTCAACTGTCGCCCTCGCGGAGTCCGCTGTAAAAAGCCCATCTGCAATAGGTAAGGTTCATATACATCTTCTACTGTATGAGCTTCTTCCCCGATGGTAGCTGCAATCGTCTCTAAGCCGACCGGTCCACCTTGGTAGTTTTCCTTTATCGCATACAGCAACTGTTGGTCTACCTGATCCAAGCCCAGTTTATCCACTTGGATGCGATCCAATGCATCCCGTGCCGCCTCTGCTGTAATCACACCATCACCTTGTACTTGTACAAAGTCCCTTACCCGTTTTAATAAGCGGTTAGCCACTCGGGGGGTGCCACGTGCCCGTGAAGCGATTTCCACCGCTCCCTCTTCAAAGATGGTCACTTGCAACAAGTCTGCCGCTCGTTGCACAATCAAGATTAGCTCTTCCGTCGTGTAATACTCTAATCGACTAACCACGCCAAATCGATCGCGCAAAGGTGAGGAGAGTGACCCGGCTCGCGTAGTAGCACCCACTAACGTAAAGGGAGGAAGATCAAGTCGCACCGAGCGTGCACTAGGTCCCTTCCCTATCATAATATCGAGCGCAAAATCCTCCATTGCAGAGTATAAGACTTCTTCCACCGAACGACTAAGGCGATGAATCTCATCAATAAATAAGAGATCCCCCTCCTGCAAATTGGTTAAAATCGCTGCGAGATCACCCGCTCGTTCAATCGCAGGACCTGATGTGGTACGTATGCTTACCCCTAGTTCGTTGGCAATAATACAGGAAAGAGTGGTTTTCCCCAGTCCTGGAGGACCATATAGCAATACATGATCCAACGCTTCCCCTCGTCCTTTTGCCGCCTCTATATAAATATGTAGGTTCTCTTTTACTTGCGATTGTCCAATATATTCTCGTAGATAGCGAGGGCGCAAGCTAAATTCGACCGCCTCATCTTCTGTTGCCATCTGGGCGGATATAATTCTATCCTCCACTTGCAGACCTCCTTATCCTTTCATCAGCAGGGTGAGTGCCTGCTTAATCCATTCATCGACTGCCTGATCTGTCCGTTCGCGGCTTACTTGAGTAACCGCCTGCTTCGCTTCCCCCTCATTATATCCCAGTGCCACCAACGCTTCAATGGCATCGCTCTTGGTCCGCTCATGGGGTGGTTGCGACACATTCTCCGCCTGTTCATAAGTGTCTGGCGGGAACAACGTATTCCATCCCTCTTTCTCCAACTTATCCTTTAAGTCGAGAATCATGCGTTG
This sequence is a window from Mechercharimyces sp. CAU 1602. Protein-coding genes within it:
- a CDS encoding DUF2905 domain-containing protein, with amino-acid sequence MNPMAKLLVIAGVILIVVGVMWQVGGRWLGRLPGDILIERENMKIYFPLVTSLLISVVISLLFYVINLFR
- the ruvB gene encoding Holliday junction branch migration DNA helicase RuvB, translating into MEDRIISAQMATEDEAVEFSLRPRYLREYIGQSQVKENLHIYIEAAKGRGEALDHVLLYGPPGLGKTTLSCIIANELGVSIRTTSGPAIERAGDLAAILTNLQEGDLLFIDEIHRLSRSVEEVLYSAMEDFALDIMIGKGPSARSVRLDLPPFTLVGATTRAGSLSSPLRDRFGVVSRLEYYTTEELILIVQRAADLLQVTIFEEGAVEIASRARGTPRVANRLLKRVRDFVQVQGDGVITAEAARDALDRIQVDKLGLDQVDQQLLYAIKENYQGGPVGLETIAATIGEEAHTVEDVYEPYLLQMGFLQRTPRGRQLTQRCYDHFGWERRT